A genome region from Colwellia sp. Arc7-D includes the following:
- the flgJ gene encoding flagellar assembly peptidoglycan hydrolase FlgJ, with protein sequence MTTRIADAQNFLDINGLNSIRQDAKSGDSASKKDALEQAAKQFEAIFMQMLMKSMRKAQAVLEADSPLNSESTKFYRDMHDQQMSLELSNNGALGLAPLIVRQLGGDSENFTPHTILRSDGNLDSRGSVRISEPSLVSPNSVVKDSSANQDPNKDRQTNGSIAAQAANLLQSPTFTEPKDFVTALTTDAKRVQDKINVPFEVVIAQAALETGWGQKIIKTNSGESSNNLFNIKADSRWTGEKVHKETLEFEDGAMVKKREPFRVYESIGESVNDYLNLLTQSERYQGALEKSTDVEQFLHNLQSAGYATDPNYAKKIMGTLRTVTGLLNK encoded by the coding sequence ATGACAACACGTATTGCAGATGCACAAAATTTTTTAGACATAAACGGCTTAAACTCGATTCGTCAAGACGCTAAGTCGGGTGATAGTGCCAGTAAAAAAGATGCATTAGAACAAGCTGCAAAGCAGTTTGAAGCTATTTTTATGCAAATGCTGATGAAAAGCATGCGTAAAGCGCAAGCCGTGTTAGAGGCAGACAGCCCGCTGAACTCTGAGTCAACCAAGTTCTATCGTGACATGCATGACCAACAAATGTCGCTCGAACTTTCTAATAATGGCGCTTTAGGTCTTGCACCGTTAATTGTTCGCCAACTTGGTGGCGACAGTGAAAACTTTACGCCTCATACAATATTACGCAGTGACGGCAACCTGGATAGTCGCGGCAGTGTACGCATTAGCGAACCTTCATTGGTCAGTCCTAATAGCGTAGTCAAAGACTCGTCAGCGAATCAGGATCCTAATAAAGATCGTCAAACTAATGGCTCTATTGCCGCTCAAGCAGCTAACTTGCTGCAAAGTCCTACATTTACAGAACCCAAAGATTTTGTTACTGCATTAACTACAGACGCTAAACGTGTGCAAGACAAAATAAATGTCCCTTTTGAAGTGGTTATTGCTCAAGCGGCTCTAGAAACGGGCTGGGGCCAAAAAATTATTAAAACCAATTCTGGCGAAAGCTCAAATAATTTATTTAACATTAAAGCTGATAGCCGCTGGACTGGCGAGAAGGTTCATAAAGAAACCTTAGAGTTTGAAGATGGTGCTATGGTGAAAAAACGCGAACCTTTTAGGGTTTATGAATCTATCGGAGAAAGTGTTAATGATTACTTGAATTTATTAACGCAAAGTGAGCGCTATCAAGGTGCTTTAGAAAAATCTACAGATGTGGAGCAATTTTTGCATAACCTACAGAGTGCTGGTTATGCTACCGACCCAAAT
- a CDS encoding flagellar basal body P-ring protein FlgI, translating to MKKYLYSFVCLTVLLFLPEANAQRIKDLADVAGVRSNQLIGYGLVVGLPGTGEQSPFTEQSFKTMLSNFGITMPANLKPKIKNVAAVAVHAELPAFSKPGQKIDVTVSSMGSAQSLRGGTLIQTILMGLDGNAYAVAQGSLIVSGLGAEGLDGSKVIANTPTVGRIANGAMVEREVLSPFTSGDHITFNLHNADFTTAKRLSDTINNLISGSARAIDAASVQVTAPRDAADRVSFLSTLENLEFEPGSPSAKIIVNSRTGTIVIGADVRLLPAAITHGGITVTINEIEAVSQPNAFAAGETVATNQSIIDVKQDDSRMFVFDPGVTLDALVRAINQVGAGPGDVMAILEALDQAGALRGNLIII from the coding sequence ATGAAAAAATATTTATATAGTTTCGTTTGTTTAACCGTATTGCTTTTTTTACCCGAAGCAAATGCTCAGCGTATTAAAGATTTAGCCGATGTGGCTGGTGTGCGAAGCAACCAACTTATTGGTTATGGCTTAGTGGTAGGTTTACCTGGCACAGGCGAGCAAAGCCCTTTTACTGAGCAAAGCTTTAAAACCATGCTTAGCAATTTTGGTATTACCATGCCAGCAAACTTAAAGCCTAAAATTAAGAATGTTGCTGCTGTGGCCGTACATGCTGAATTACCTGCGTTTTCAAAACCAGGTCAAAAAATTGATGTTACAGTTTCTTCAATGGGTAGCGCACAAAGCTTACGTGGCGGTACATTAATTCAAACGATATTAATGGGGCTTGATGGCAATGCGTATGCCGTTGCTCAAGGAAGTTTAATTGTAAGTGGTTTAGGTGCTGAAGGGCTCGATGGCTCAAAAGTCATTGCTAATACGCCAACGGTTGGACGAATTGCCAACGGTGCTATGGTTGAGCGAGAAGTGTTATCGCCATTTACCTCTGGCGATCATATTACATTTAATCTCCACAATGCTGATTTTACTACCGCAAAACGACTTTCAGACACCATTAATAACTTAATTTCTGGCTCAGCACGCGCAATAGATGCTGCCTCAGTACAAGTTACCGCCCCAAGAGATGCCGCTGATCGCGTTAGTTTTTTGTCAACCTTAGAAAACTTAGAGTTTGAACCGGGCTCACCGTCAGCAAAAATTATTGTTAATTCACGTACTGGTACCATTGTTATTGGTGCTGATGTGCGTTTACTGCCTGCAGCAATAACTCATGGCGGTATTACGGTTACCATTAATGAGATTGAAGCGGTTTCGCAGCCTAACGCTTTTGCAGCAGGCGAAACAGTGGCAACGAATCAATCCATTATTGACGTTAAACAAGACGATTCACGTATGTTTGTTTTTGACCCCGGTGTCACTTTAGATGCATTAGTACGGGCGATAAACCAAGTTGGTGCTGGCCCTGGTGATGTTATGGCCATACTTGAAGCGTTAGATCAAGCTGGCGCTTTACGTGGGAATTTGATCATTATTTAA